ATTAGCAGCATGAATTCCCCCTCGGACTTTAAATGAACGCTTCTAAAAGTAAAATATGAGACATAACCGATTATTACAAAATAACTTGACACATTCAAATAAGCATAGAAATGATAACAATATTTTGACCATTTCaattttatacaaaacaagtAAGAAGATTAGATCAAAATTGTATTTTGATCGAAACATTCAACACTGTAATCCATTAAAATTTCAATATAACGtgtaaaatgaaagaaaaatcaattcatgaatcaaacaattttacttgtatcagaaggggtttggttgatattatagtaattttattagttgagatcatgagtcaattgaagctatatcACCATGGAAATCTTGGGATCGAAtattgcgaggcgggatcatggaagaagagtcccatactagaacgaaacggccgtctagagcttacaggttttccatggtggtctagcttgaattgactcatgatctcaactattataattttatttcttaataaatatattCCCTTAAAAAAAACTACCTTCCAAAATTCGATACACTGTGACATAAACGCATATGATGGAAAAAATATTAATAGACCAGCAGGTACGACTTCAGCTAATTGAACTGGAGATCAATTACAAAAGTTGTGTCATTTGATGATGTAGCAAAAATCCAGTgaagtttttcatttaaaaaagaaatgaaaataacgAACAATAATTTTAGTCAGTTTAATCAAATGTAGAAATAATTATACACTGATAGATGGTAGATTATTTCTTAAAAACTAAAAACCGTAAACAACTCTGTTCTTCAATGCTTTTGATACTGATAAgttgagaaaatgaaaaatCAAACAATAATCTCCGTATCAATCATTTGCAAATTTTGTATACATTCTTAACTATGACTACTATGCCGACATGGTGGTCAGCTTACCTATCCTGATGACCGAATCGAGCCAAATTGGCTGGGACACTTATTCAATAAGGTCCTAAAACTAAAAGTACCAAATTAAAGCTAGAGACCCAAGTTGTACTGCTAACTGTATGGTGTGATGGCAGTAGTGATTTCTAAGCGGTATATTCAGCGATGTCGCTTAACCACAACGTACAAAGGGGTTAAGAAAGGTAGGTCTTAAAAGCAGAATACCTCAAATTGACCAGTGGAATTTTTTCGCTGGCAGTAAGGTTAGAAAAAATGAAGCTAACATATCAAAATGTCACAAAAAGGTCAAGTGCAGCGGGCCTTTTTCTGGGTTTAATGAAAACGCTACCGAGTACTCAAATTCACCCCAAATCAAGCATTATTTTTAGAAAACTTAATAAATATTCTTCCATAATATAGGCAGCAGGGAAGTGTCATCTTACACCATCAAACCTAACTATTTTCAATGAGATTATTTTTCAACTTCCTTTATATGACAGTAGAATTTTTGAAGAATTTCATTTACATTGTAACGTACACGTTAAGTTTTTGGCTAGATATAACTCATTATGCACACCTTCAACAGGCTCATCGTAAATTGAGTGCTCTTATAAGAGGACCTTTGTGGATATctatcagttcatttcagtcgTACGACTTGGATTGATTTTGTAAACATATTGATCCCAGGTGCCTAGACCGAAATTGCTTTTTTCAGGAGGCCGAtcccagagcctttgacctagaagtctaatccacaaggcagtggagcaacgttaagagatgcagttttatggtagccggtgatcgacaataggttcatacgccatttgttccctcaggatactggagcctatgtgtaccattggttaagaatcagggttttccaacttcaaacAACTCGGTTCAAACGTCGAACATTCTCTTTTTGTTCTCTTGATATCGTGAAAAACACTACCACTGCAAGAAGGTAGTTAGCGagactttcctggcagtggaGAGCGAGTTCTCCTCGCCCTCAGCTGAATCAGAGAATTTAGGGGCCCTAATAAACAGTGATACAGTGTAATCGTTTATGAAAAATACAaagttttaattaataataattaacataCTTAATAGTAGACCTAATGAATTTCGATAAGCAGATGTTTCTCGTACAGAATAGGTGGCATTTAATTTCTCTCCATCGGGTCCACGTGGTATAATTGATAAATTCAATTGGTCTGGATTAATAACATGAGGATTACGGAGTGATATGGGAAATTTCCTAGatgattaaaattatgattattttgaatGTATTAATAAAGTTAAAAATCATAACATAAATGAACATGTCAAACTAACTCGTTTAATGGTCAGATAAATTGAACAACTTTGTGcaaattcatttttcatttacaaacttatttatttatgaattaacACTGTTGCTCTTATTCACTGGTTATCAATTGATATTCCTATGAGAGTATATTTAAGCTTCGTATTTTTAATTGtagattgttttaaaatttgttgttttttctttggACGTTATGTAGATAAACCAGATACAGTTATCTGGTTACCAGGTTGATCAGTTTCTTGGTGAAAAATACTACAGTGGAAAGATGTCGTTTGATATTTTAATTGTATTTGTGATGATAGCACAGTGTTCGGATTGTATTTGAAGACTCTATTGGCTTAAACTGATTTCCATATCTTATTTGTGCTTAATTATGATATTGCTAAACATATTTCTCAGATTTTATATCATAAACAATGCACATTTTGATCATTCTCAATAAACTATAGGGACGAATGATTAAATCAGAAACCATGGAATCATACAAGTTTGAAACAACgtttttcataaataaacaCAGAGGAGTATTCAGTCTTCATTTTTTGTGTTAATGTGTTAATATGTCTTGTGAATCTAGAACTTAGTTCTAAGAAATGATTAAGTTATAGTGTTTAAAGTCGATTTATTAGTTCGATTTCAAACGACTCCGTAGTTTATCTACGTACTTGTTTGAATGACAATTGCTGCTCTATTAAACATCGAATTCTATTTTGTTAGATATTAAATAGATCTTATAAATTCTAAATAACTAATTTCTGTTATGAACAATGTGGAAGCAATTCTATTACAAAATATGCAgtcaaatgtaaatatataacATAAATACGTATTCACTATACAGTTTAATGTTACCAAACTGTTAGTTCAGTGTACATAATCAACTTACAAGTTTAATTCAGCTTCTATTGGTTCAATTGGATAGAGTGTACCACTAGTTAAAATGATACAACGTACATTTTGTTGGATCAATTGTTGTATAGCACTAAATACAAGAATTTGTGAATATAAAGTGTGtgcaagaaaaaaaagagaaaaaatttcAACATGACCAATACATTGAATGAATTTGATCACTGTTTGGCAGTAAATACATAAACACATTGTCAGAGTTTGCATAATATACACTTTCAAAACTAATTCATAATATTCTCTTTCAGATAGTAGTTCGAATATTTGCAGGGAAATTTTGAGTAAAAAACAAGTCACCATTTAGTAGAAAAAGCTGTTTGATGCCCTATACATGCAAATGTATAACGTAGGGTTTTAAACTCATTTTATTATCCAGAGTTTAATACAAGGGATCGTTTGTGTCGAAATTCCGACTGTAATTAGTGTAAGGACTTGCATCACAAAGCTTTTTAGAAAAACATTTCGTGCTTATATTTGTCTGAATGATTGAATGTGTTATTACAAAGTTAACAGTTTCATATAGAATAGCAATTACTTGGATGCGTTGATCTACTAAATCTTCTCCAGTCAATATTCTTAGGTAGTCAAAGATAAGGCTCTAACAATAAGTAGATCTATTATCATTCATAATATTCGTAAAGTAGAGCAAATCGTTGTAATGCATACATACTCAATAATGGATATACATCCATGTCACAAGCTTCATAAGTGATATAAAGATTTAGTTATGTTCCTGTACTTACATTTACTTAGTGATCAAGCAGCTTTCAGATCTGTGAAACAAATAACATAATATATAACAAATAAGTCATTTCTTGCATCCAGTAGTCAAACAGCAAGTTTCATTTACAACGTTTGACATTAATGAAAACATTTCTAAAAAATTTTCACAGTATTTATTCTATAAGCATTCTTGTTAGACAGAATAATACTGTCTACATATCCTACACGAATTAGAAAAATTTGTAAGTACAAACTTATGTGTAGTAGGTATTCACTTGACAAAGATTGCACAATAGTGGAAAAAGTCAATCACTTCGATGAATACAATCAGTCACAATCACAATGATAGCACTAGTCAGTAGATAATAAACTGAACCGTTCGATATGAAGGCTTACTTGAATGTATGGCACAAGAGATAAAATGACAGTAACAAACACCATGGTAAAAAGAGAAAACGTTTGTCCCGATGTAACTGAATTATATTTACGCTACACAATGTTTTCTGTCACCGATTCGGACACGGCGTGGGCCTTTGGTAATACTTTTTGCAACTAAGATGATCAGTAGGTACACGAAGTGATAATATGCCTCGACTTGAAAACTCTTAGTCTATCGCAAACTAACATTATAATAGTTGAAACCTTACGACAGATGGTTCTGTTGTGATATCTATGTTCGAAGCACCACAGTAGTAATCTAACACAAAATAGGATGGGCATAAATTCAGATATCTGCCAAAGGTGACATAAATTGGTTATTAACGAGAGATATTTGCATTGACACTGAAATCTCGTCAGTGACCAGCCGACCAGAGATAGTGCAACTCACCTAGTGCCTGAAATATTGAATACACTTAGTCACTATATTTCCTGTCCGTAAACACAAAATACTGATATAGATCAGTCTTGTATTATCATTCACAATtgttagtataggggttgtggagattattaagtttttgattgagatcatgcacctttggaaacctggaagcactggacggccgtttcgtcatacaacgggactcctcagcagtgcgcatccacgacccctctctcgggattcgaacccagggccctcggtctcgcgcgcgaacgcttaacctacgggaccactgggccggcatccaacggcgttaatgtctaacatcaaccaatccacgaaactgcgcgaccatcttccattgtactgaggtagatacctgtctctggCCGaaatggattagctccactggtcacggcttctcaccagaactctgagaattccctcacgaagctagtcactaggtggtctaacatcaatcggttcatgatctcaatgaaaaactaagtaatctccacaacctctatactagtaattaacatgtgcttagacactatcaccattggatgccggctcagtggtcctgtaggttaagcgttcgcgcgcgagaccgaaggccgtgggttcgaatctcgcgacagggatcgtggatgcgcactgctaaggagtcccgtgataggacgaaatggccgtccattgcttccaggtttccaaaggtggtctaacatcagtcggttcatgatctcaatcattcaCAATTGTGTTAACGCTACTAAGTTGTGAGGAAATGATTACTAATCACTTCCACTTGAAATATGATCATCTGTAGAAAGTGGATTTTTACTACAACATATAATCAAATTAGAAAATAACCCACCGTCCAGGACTGAAACACCAATAACTAATTGTACGATTAGCTGCAccaacagtagtagtagtagtattaggcTGCATATCCCAAGCATTTTTACCATACTTATTACAATTGTTAGCTGATAATATATCATCTTTAATATGTAAACGATAACACGAGATTGAATCATTATGTTGTAGTTTAAAGTGTGTCTTGAAATTGAAAGTTACATTTGCTTCACCCGGGAGGTACCCGAACACAGTCTacaaaaagatatatatatatatatataatgttttatAGAACAAAGGATGTAGTGATACTGCTAAAAAATATTGTGTGTAAACGAATACCGTTTTTATTTGAAGCTGTCTTCCCGTTTACAATAATTTCAAAAGAATCAAGTctataaattattcaaatgaatattatGTTCATTAGAATGCATCTGTTGCACTAATATAAGTAAATTGACAATAATAGTTACATTAAAATACTAAACACCTGACACACAACCTAAAGTAACTGAACTTTAACTAAATAactcaaatattatttacaagtACAATTATTTAAAAGCGAATCTCTAATCAtataccttgacgtggtggttgggATAGCCTATCGAGGAGTACCAATCGAGATCTACTGTCTGGAGCACATGTTCCCTCAGGTTCTTCCGTGCTAGgtaggtcggttgaagaacagtaagactaaaagtaaCCACTTAAGGTTCGAGAACGAAGTCTTACTGTAGAGGGTTGTGATACTATTATGTGTTGTTCGGCTAAACGGTtctgtaagaactcggaaggatagggacacacgccTTTACCTTTTCGTCATTTCTgtctacgctcccactgactgcagcctgGATGAAGTTAAAGATGACTTTTACACAAAGGTTTCTGAACTTTTTCAGAAAGCTAAacactcagacatagtactcgtagtaGGTGACTTAAATGCTTGAGTATGTAGCTTAAAACCAACAGAAAGACATTAAGGTGGGTATGAATTTGTTTATCTTGTTTTGCTAacgcggtatggcaacctggattgatgcatatatgtacctggttcTATGgtatagctgactgactgacggtCGGGAGTAACTACAAAGTCAGTTAAGCATTACACAGATAAATAGGTATGGAAATATAATCATTGACAGTATATGTGCTTGTATATTTTCAgtcgaaaaaaaacaaacacaaatcatGGAAAATAGGTAACATCTTAACTTTTACTTCTCATAGCTATTGACTGGAAAAGGATAAGGAAAAATCATTTTATAACACACTTTACGTCTTGATTTGGTTTAGATAATAAACTGACGAAAGGAATATGTATTCACAAGAATTTATATGCGAGCTTGAAAATGAACGAACTAGAATGACAGTGTTGTCAAGCTAAACTTGGGAACGCTGATTAAACATTATACATTTCCCGTAATTTCCTACgaatatttcattgaataacatcaaTTCTAAAATTATGTTCTACTGATATGAGTTtctcaaaaataataataatcatgaaaattGATTGCGACATTACATTTATCCTAtagtatataaactaagtaCTTCATAATGCCTACCTTTTGAGAGATAATTTAAAGAAACAAAACTATCAGAAAAATTGATCAAGATGATATAATTACCATGTTTTTAATAAAAGACTCTTACTTTTAGAAACTCACTGACTTCGTGTAAACCTTTGGTTTTGCGAATTTTGACATCTAAGAATAAAAGAGTGAAATGAAAACGAATTACACGAACTGGGTAATAGTTTTTTTAGATTTTATAACCCAAATATATGAATGATTTCATGTTTAGATATAAGTGTTTAATTTGAATGAATGTGAATAGCAGCAAATAAAATGTACGAATCCATATCGCCCACTTACGCATAGGAATTGTTTGCTTCGATATCTCAAGTAGCTGAAACTGAACGTCAAGGGGATCTCAAAGAAGTCAGAAAAAGACAATGACAACAAACTCAGAAAGTTGTCGACTGTGTATCGGACGACTGTGTGTTACAATGCAGACAGGAATGGTTTGTCTATAATTCAGAGCGCTTAACTCACAGATTTATGTAATCGACTATGAGCCATAATACATTGTGTGAGAACCAATGGTATCATCTGGTCGCTCAGATGGAAGTAGGTAGGGTGGAATAGAAACCTATTGGTTGGAATGGTTAATGATTAAAAGAGAAAGAATTCGAAATCGATATCAATGGTAGATCTATGTAGAGTTTTAAGCGTTTCTGACATTCTAAATTTAAGTATCATTAGCCGTTTATTATTTGAACTTTGGTTTTGCGTTATGCTACACCTTGAGTAAAAAACTATGAAACATTTTAAATTTCACAATGTTTAGCAGTTagtcatttttttaattttatgacTTATAAATTTAGCCACAAAGAAGTTTCCGTAAGCATTTGAAAAATGACAATTGTATTTGTAACGTGACTCGACTAAAATGCTGATACTGTTGTTCACTATGACTGTAGAATAATTGCTACTTGCTACCTATCACAATGTAACTGTCATGCCGACTCAATGAAGAAAGCAAGACTATTCGGTAATCACTGATCAAAACAATATCAAAATGTTCAATGTAATATGTATCATTTTAAATGTCTACTGAATAGATTTGAACGCATTGAGAGAGAAATAGTTGACATTATTTGAACAATAATTTAATCTGTGTATGTATTACATGGTTTACAACATTTTGTGCATGAGTCAGAGCTACAGAAGTAAGCAAATGATTGTAGTATTTCACACAATAGTTCAAGTACCCCCATATCACGATTGCATAGAAGCAAACTATAAACAACAACAGAGAGATAAACATTGGTGAATAGTAAGTAAATTAATCTAGATTGTGAAAAGATGATAGAGAATTATGATAACCGAAATTGAGACGTTTGTACAAACTGTGAAACGTTAACTATTTTTTTCAACAAATGATTTGTTATATCCCGTACATGCTCTAAGGAAAAttagattaat
This genomic stretch from Schistosoma haematobium chromosome 5, whole genome shotgun sequence harbors:
- the RTEL1_1 gene encoding Regulator of telomere elongation helicase 1, variant 2 (EggNog:ENOG410V6VD~COG:L); this translates as MHVKIRKTKGLHEVSEFLKTVFGYLPGEANVTFNFKTHFKLQHNDSISCYRLHIKDDILSANNCNKYGKNAWDMQPNTTTTTVGAANRTISYWCFSPGRSESCLITK